One Paracoccus liaowanqingii DNA window includes the following coding sequences:
- a CDS encoding NAD(P)/FAD-dependent oxidoreductase, with the protein MTPTYDAVVVGGGPAGASLARSLGDAGHSVLLLERSQGPHQKVCGEFLSHEAIFYLKRMGVDPGKLGAVPISSVALIRHRAVACAALPFPAVSLSRFHLDEALLGLAADAGVDIRRGSQVRAVRQDRGAWQVEVDDRQITARDVFMANGKHDLRGWKRPPGRQSDLIGFKQRFRLEPDRVRDLAGRVELHLFPGGYCGLEPVEGDIANMSLLIRKSRFARFGSWDLLWDHLMATGPILRERLQDATALAEKPLSISALPYGFVRPHSDGAWYLGDQAAVIPSFAGNGISMALHSADLAARCYAAGGSSDDFQHAFARDVRRPVGRATLLSRLLVRPGAQAVLSTAARYLPQAMRGVAAATRLPNVPQDHF; encoded by the coding sequence ATGACGCCCACCTACGACGCGGTCGTCGTCGGGGGCGGACCGGCCGGGGCCTCCCTGGCGCGAAGCCTGGGGGACGCCGGGCACAGCGTGCTGCTGCTGGAACGCTCGCAGGGCCCCCATCAGAAGGTCTGCGGCGAATTTCTCAGCCACGAAGCGATCTTTTATCTCAAGAGGATGGGCGTCGATCCCGGGAAGCTGGGCGCGGTGCCGATCTCTTCGGTCGCCCTGATCCGCCACCGCGCCGTCGCATGTGCAGCACTGCCGTTCCCCGCGGTCAGCCTGTCCCGGTTCCACCTTGACGAGGCCCTGCTGGGCTTGGCCGCCGATGCCGGAGTGGACATCCGTCGCGGATCGCAGGTCCGCGCCGTGCGACAGGATCGCGGCGCGTGGCAGGTCGAGGTCGACGACCGGCAGATCACGGCGCGCGATGTCTTCATGGCCAACGGAAAGCACGATCTTCGGGGGTGGAAACGTCCCCCCGGCCGCCAGTCCGACCTGATCGGCTTCAAGCAGCGGTTTCGCCTGGAACCTGATCGGGTCCGGGACCTTGCGGGGCGGGTCGAGCTGCACCTGTTTCCCGGGGGCTATTGCGGCCTTGAACCCGTGGAGGGCGATATCGCCAACATGTCCCTGCTGATCCGGAAGAGCCGGTTCGCGCGGTTCGGGTCATGGGATCTGTTGTGGGACCACCTTATGGCGACCGGCCCGATCCTGCGGGAACGCCTGCAGGACGCGACGGCGTTGGCAGAAAAGCCCCTCTCGATCAGCGCGCTGCCCTACGGCTTCGTGCGCCCTCACAGCGATGGCGCGTGGTACCTGGGGGATCAGGCGGCGGTCATCCCGTCCTTTGCGGGCAACGGGATCTCCATGGCGCTGCACAGCGCCGATCTTGCCGCCCGATGCTATGCCGCAGGGGGGTCGTCGGACGACTTCCAGCACGCCTTCGCCCGCGACGTCCGCCGTCCGGTCGGCCGCGCCACCCTGCTGTCCCGGCTTCTCGTCCGGCCCGGGGCGCAGGCTGTCCTCTCGACGGCGGCACGCTACCTGCCACAGGCCATGCGCGGCGTTGCAGCCGCGACCCGGCTGCCGAACGTGCCTCAAGATCATTTCTAA
- a CDS encoding methyltransferase domain-containing protein codes for MRTGSAQDFSRRSQAPELMDGESDYETFRGCLTDLARVNRMTLAYRPTLAFLDALHRKDLFPKDRPLHVLDVGYGHGDMLRAVAEWAHRHKVAVTLTGIDLNPWSAKAATEATPAGIPVTWETGDVFALQPAEPIDISLSALVAHHFSDEMLVRFLRWQDETARIGWFVNDLHRHPVPYHVFRQASRLLRLHPFVQHDGPVSIARGFVRKDWQNSLAAAGVEGADIGWWVPFRLCVSRVKPR; via the coding sequence ATGCGGACCGGATCGGCCCAGGACTTCTCCCGCCGCTCGCAGGCGCCCGAGCTGATGGATGGCGAGAGTGACTACGAGACGTTCCGGGGCTGCCTGACGGACCTGGCGCGCGTCAACCGAATGACGCTGGCCTATCGCCCGACGCTGGCCTTTCTGGACGCGCTCCATCGGAAGGATCTTTTCCCCAAGGACCGGCCCCTGCACGTGCTGGACGTGGGCTACGGGCATGGCGACATGCTGCGGGCGGTGGCGGAGTGGGCGCACCGGCACAAGGTCGCCGTGACACTGACAGGCATCGACCTGAACCCCTGGTCCGCCAAGGCCGCGACCGAGGCCACCCCTGCCGGGATCCCTGTCACTTGGGAGACCGGAGACGTCTTTGCCCTGCAGCCCGCCGAGCCGATCGACATCTCGCTGAGCGCGCTTGTCGCGCATCATTTCTCCGACGAGATGCTGGTGCGCTTCCTTCGCTGGCAGGACGAGACCGCCCGGATCGGCTGGTTCGTCAACGACCTGCATCGGCACCCCGTGCCGTATCACGTCTTCAGGCAGGCCTCGCGGCTGCTGCGCCTGCACCCCTTCGTGCAGCATGACGGCCCGGTCTCCATCGCGCGCGGCTTCGTGCGAAAGGATTGGCAGAACTCGCTCGCCGCCGCGGGGGTCGAGGGCGCCGATATTGGGTGGTGGGTGCCCTTCCGGCTGTGCGTCTCGCGGGTAAAGCCGCGATGA
- a CDS encoding calcium-binding protein gives MFIRAVPLSGGGPTRYFAALDDSVGDINIRSIQTRELDFSPAGDDVKINLNGNYNVTTEVSDILQGGTGHDSLSGRGGDDLIDGGDGNDTLSGGAGNDTLIGGAGHDRLLGGDGNDLLIGGDGNDHIDGGAGDDTIRGGLGADMLEGGAGTDTLDYSTAAAGITVNLATNTVLGGEADGDVVSGFENIIGGSNGDNLTLSDVSGTILGMDGNDDLYGGAGQDTLDGGAGDDGLYGGAGNDSLIGGAGDD, from the coding sequence GTGTTCATCCGCGCGGTGCCGCTGTCCGGGGGCGGGCCGACCCGCTATTTCGCGGCGCTGGACGACAGCGTGGGCGACATCAACATCCGCTCGATCCAGACGCGGGAGCTGGATTTCAGCCCGGCTGGCGATGACGTTAAGATCAACCTCAATGGCAACTACAACGTGACGACCGAGGTGAGCGACATCCTGCAGGGCGGCACGGGCCATGACAGCCTGAGCGGCAGAGGCGGCGACGACCTGATCGACGGCGGCGACGGCAACGACACGCTGTCCGGCGGGGCGGGCAACGACACGCTGATCGGAGGGGCGGGCCATGACCGGCTGCTGGGCGGGGATGGCAATGACCTGCTGATCGGCGGCGACGGCAACGATCATATCGACGGCGGGGCCGGAGATGACACCATCCGGGGCGGCCTCGGCGCGGACATGCTGGAGGGTGGCGCCGGCACCGACACGCTGGACTATTCCACCGCCGCCGCCGGGATCACCGTCAATCTGGCCACCAACACCGTCCTTGGCGGAGAGGCCGATGGCGACGTCGTCTCGGGCTTCGAGAACATCATCGGCGGCTCGAACGGGGACAACCTGACGCTGTCGGACGTTTCGGGCACGATCCTGGGGATGGACGGGAATGACGACCTGTATGGCGGCGCGGGCCAAGACACGCTGGACGGCGGCGCGGGGGACGATGGCCTTTACGGCGGCGCGGGCAACGACAGCCTGATCGGCGGCGCGGGGGATGACTAG
- a CDS encoding DUF2188 domain-containing protein, which yields MTKIVYEIVEHDGGWAYKLDDVFSETFDSKEQATAAANDVAARQQVSGESETIQYQDEDGVWREEDEAGDDRPDVEVRDAKP from the coding sequence ATGACCAAGATCGTGTATGAGATCGTCGAGCATGACGGGGGCTGGGCCTACAAGCTGGACGACGTGTTCTCCGAGACGTTCGACAGCAAGGAGCAGGCGACGGCGGCGGCGAATGACGTGGCGGCCCGCCAGCAGGTGTCAGGCGAGTCCGAGACCATCCAGTATCAGGACGAGGACGGTGTCTGGCGCGAGGAGGACGAGGCCGGGGATGACCGCCCCGACGTCGAGGTTCGCGACGCCAAGCCGTAG
- a CDS encoding type III polyketide synthase, translating to MHQYEAAAPGLADRAVEGLQITQPSAITHLIIISCTGLSAPGLDFHLMERFDLPRSIERTSVGFMGCYAAINGLKLARHIVRSDPEARVLMVSLELCTLHLQDTGDLEQVLSFMIFGDGCAAAIISSDREGIALDSFRSVMVPDTSGHITWAIGDQGFDMVLSGQVPGSIAQSLGQQMHDFLPDGRIDDIDLWAVHPGGRSVLDAVQQAFDLPDAALAHSREVLRTCGNMSSATVLFVLAAMMADLDSRPDHRGCGMAFGPGIVAETMRFTVV from the coding sequence ATGCACCAGTACGAGGCCGCGGCCCCCGGTCTGGCCGACAGGGCCGTCGAAGGCCTGCAGATCACGCAGCCATCCGCCATCACCCATCTGATCATCATCTCCTGCACCGGTCTGTCGGCGCCGGGGCTGGACTTCCACCTGATGGAGCGGTTCGATCTGCCCAGGTCCATCGAACGGACATCGGTCGGCTTCATGGGATGCTATGCCGCGATCAACGGGCTCAAGCTGGCCCGGCACATCGTCAGGTCCGACCCCGAGGCCCGCGTCCTGATGGTCAGCCTGGAGCTGTGCACCCTGCATCTGCAGGATACCGGCGATCTGGAGCAGGTGCTGTCGTTCATGATCTTCGGTGACGGCTGTGCGGCCGCGATCATCAGTTCCGACAGGGAGGGCATCGCGCTCGATTCCTTCAGATCCGTAATGGTGCCGGACACGAGCGGGCACATCACCTGGGCCATCGGCGATCAGGGCTTCGACATGGTTCTGTCCGGGCAGGTGCCGGGAAGCATCGCGCAGTCGCTTGGCCAGCAGATGCACGATTTCTTGCCCGATGGCCGCATCGACGACATCGACTTGTGGGCGGTTCATCCCGGCGGCAGATCGGTCCTGGACGCGGTGCAGCAGGCCTTCGATCTGCCTGACGCGGCCTTGGCCCATTCGCGCGAGGTGCTGCGGACCTGCGGGAACATGTCCTCGGCCACGGTCCTGTTCGTTCTGGCGGCGATGATGGCCGACCTCGACAGCCGGCCCGACCATCGCGGCTGCGGGATGGCCTTCGGCCCGGGCATCGTCGCCGAAACCATGCGCTTCACCGTCGTCTGA
- a CDS encoding extracellular catalytic domain type 1 short-chain-length polyhydroxyalkanoate depolymerase encodes MPTSSDHPDRLTPLVAFGTNPGRLLANTYIPDGFQPGGPLVVVLHGSTQSAEGYDGGSGWSELADEYGIALLFPEQRIANNFKGAFNWFRRGDSGRGEGEPLSIRHMINDVVTEHVIDPARVFITGLSSGGAMTSVMLATYPEVFAGGAIIAGLPYRTANTVMQAIYRMKGYSGPSDRQLTALVRAASGNTGPWPTISVWHGARDRTVHMSNADSIVRQWQQIHQVDGPPDSVEQHEGFTRQTWCDADGRVLIDEILVEGMDHGTPIGAAGAKGLGREGAYMLEVGISSTRVIADAWGLTK; translated from the coding sequence ATGCCGACATCATCCGATCATCCCGACCGCCTGACACCGCTGGTGGCCTTCGGCACGAATCCCGGCAGGTTGCTGGCCAACACCTACATCCCGGACGGCTTTCAGCCGGGCGGTCCGCTGGTCGTCGTCCTGCATGGCAGCACCCAATCGGCCGAAGGCTATGACGGCGGGTCGGGCTGGTCCGAGCTGGCGGACGAATACGGCATCGCCCTGCTGTTTCCCGAACAGCGGATCGCCAACAACTTCAAGGGCGCCTTCAACTGGTTCCGGCGCGGCGACAGCGGTCGCGGCGAAGGAGAGCCCTTGTCCATCCGCCACATGATCAACGACGTGGTCACCGAACATGTCATAGACCCGGCGCGGGTCTTCATCACCGGGCTGTCCTCGGGCGGTGCCATGACCTCGGTGATGCTGGCCACCTATCCCGAGGTCTTTGCCGGGGGCGCCATCATCGCGGGGCTGCCCTATCGCACCGCGAACACGGTGATGCAGGCCATCTATCGCATGAAGGGCTACAGCGGCCCGTCGGACCGGCAGCTGACAGCCTTGGTCCGTGCGGCATCGGGCAATACCGGGCCGTGGCCCACGATCTCGGTCTGGCACGGGGCGCGGGACCGGACGGTCCACATGTCGAACGCGGATTCGATCGTCCGGCAGTGGCAGCAGATCCATCAGGTCGACGGCCCCCCGGACTCGGTCGAGCAGCATGAGGGTTTCACGCGCCAGACCTGGTGCGATGCCGACGGACGCGTGCTGATCGACGAGATCCTCGTGGAGGGGATGGACCACGGCACGCCCATCGGCGCGGCAGGCGCCAAGGGCCTGGGCCGCGAGGGCGCCTACATGCTGGAGGTCGGCATCTCGTCGACGCGGGTGATCGCGGATGCCTGGGGCCTGACGAAATAA